DNA from Deltaproteobacteria bacterium:
TTGAGACTTCAGTCCAAGTATCACGCGTATCTCTGTAAACTTCGTCACTTGAGGAATTTTGAGCAGTAAAAATTGAAACCGAAGAGCCTTCTGATGCCGTCCGTTTTACTCCAAAACCTGCCGAAAGCGAACGTAGATCACTACCGATAAAAACCGGATTGCGGCCAACAGTCATATCGGCCCGTCCCGAGCTGAGGCTTTCTGCTCCGATGTGTGCCGATGCCGACCATGATTCTGTATTGAAAAGCGGGGCTCTCAGCTTCAGCTCATGAAGCCGAAGCGGTGTTTCTTTGTCTCGGTAGGGCGATGTCCAGATATCCGTACGGCCTTCGATGATCAAACGTAAATTGTGCTTGTCTACCGTTGGAATCATTCCCAGATGTGCGGCCACGCCTATTTTCGGCATCGATAGTCCCACAATTAGCAAAATACCTTTTGAAATTATAAATATAAAGCGAACATATGACATCTTCGATATCCCGGAGCATTTGTTTTTCTTTCCCGTATTTAGACGAGATATACATTTATATTGTATTTTTATACATTTGTATATAGTGTTTATTTATGAGCGCAAAAGACGCAATATACACCGCAGCAATAGAGCTTTTCTCAAAACGTGGTTTCGATGGGGTTTCTATAAGAGATATCGCGACCTTGGCCAACGTGCATTTTGCTAGTATTCGGTATCACTTTGGAGACAAAGAGGACCTATATAATGCCTGTATTTCGAAGCATGGTGAAAGTCGACTCGTGTCGGCAAAGCGGTTTTTGGGTGCAGAGCCTAAGAGCGTTGAAGATATACGCCTTCGCTTAGGATATGCGATTGATGACGTATTCCGAATTCACAATGAAAATCCATTTCTAACAAAACTGTTGCTGCTTGAAGTAGAATCAACGGATCATCGAGCGGATCTCGTGCTAAAAAAGACAATGGTTGCAATGACAGCAACCTATGCCCAGTTTTTCAAGATTTGCCAAGAAAAGAAATTTATCCACAACAATTTAGATCCGCTCTTTATTACTCAATCTCTTATGGGTATTTTGCATCATTTTATGAGGACAGAATCAACCAGGGAACGACTGCTATCCCACAAAAAATTAAAACACAACGATAGCAAAGAACTTATGGTTGAAAACATAATTACCTTATTTCTTGGAAAGAAATAAAAAAATGGAGAACCTATGGAAAACACGAAAAAACTGAAACCTAAAAGGCCACTTTTAATAACCTTGTTATCTATCGTTGCCACTCTGTTCGGAATTGCGACCATAAAAGAAGGTGGAGCTGTTCTCTTTACTGAGGCCGGCAATCAAGGCGCGGGGAACTTCGTCCCATTTGTCTTATGGTTCAATTTTTTTGCAGGCTTTGCATATATCCTTGCCGGGACTATGCTCTTTAGGCTGAAAAGTTGTTCTCGAAAACTTTCCTCTGTAATTGCGATCGCCACAGTCATTGTATTTATGATTTTCGGAGTCCATATTTTAAACGGAGGTGCCTATGAACTTCGAACAGTTGTCGCTATGACGCTTCGATCTGGAATATGGATTGCCATCGCCCTTTTTGCCTTAAGGGCAGATGTGCTTAAACCAATCGATTGCAAATGCTAAGCAGGGGGCAAAAAATGAAATGCTTTCTGATATTAGTCCCTTTGTTCGTTTATACAAGCGGGGCCCTCGCCAAAGACAATTACGCTCCACTGACCCTAGCCGCAGTCGAGCGTCAGGCTTTAGATTCATCGTTTAATGCAAAGACGATAAATGCCGAGCTGGAAGCAGCTCAAAATAGAGCTGAGGCCCAGCATTCCCTTCTCTATCCAAAACTCACGCTGGAAGGAACCTACAAGTATATTACGGAAGTGCCCACTCTCAAATTTCCTGGAGGAGCTACCACGCCTTTTGGCGACCATCAAAACTACTCCATAGGTCCCACAATAACGTGGAACCTTTTGGATTTTGGTTCAACGAGAAAATTGGTAGGTGGGGCAGAAGCATTAAAAGCCTCAAAAGAAGCTGAGAAGGATTTAATTAACAGACAAATACTGCTCGCAGCTCGCTTAGCCTATTTTAAAATTCAACTGAGAGCCGAGCAGCAAAGGTTAGTGACAGACTCTTTAAAACTTGCGGAGTCTCAACATAGAGACATTCAAAATCGAAAAAATATCGGTTCATCAAATCGGATCGACTTACTTGCGGCACACAAAGAAGTATTAAATTTAAAACTTCAATCTCGCCAACTACAGTCAGATCTTTCTTCGGATTTAAGAGATATTTATGCACTTATTGGTCGCAATGAATCATCGCTCGCTCCAGGCCCAGCCGGGATTGACCCTATTCAAAAATCTTTGGTCGCTCTCGGTAAATATGAAGAGGCTTATCTGAGCGATAATGGGTTAAGCCAACACCCCCTCCTGAAAATGCATTCCGCCGCCGCCGAGTCGCTTCGTTTAACATCAGAAAGCTTCAGCGCAAATACACTTCCAAAATTGTCGCTTTTTTTAAAAACATCGATCGACTATCCAAATGGTCCCATTTTAGAAAACATCAATCAAAATACAGTTGGCCTCATTCTAAGTATGCCGATTTATGAGGGCGGTCGGTCCTCAAGTGATGCCGCTGAAAAACAGAACTTGGCCGTCGCAAGCGATAACCGTCGAGAACAAGCCCGAATAGATATTTATCGAGATTGGCAAAAAGCCAAAGACCAACTTAAGGGCCTTCGTGATAAGCGTGAAATTCACGACGACTCAGTAAGGGAAAGTATCGAAAGAGCAAAATTAGTCTATGGATCGTATCGCGCTGGGCGGTCGAGTTTCTTAGAGGTTCAGAGCGCAAATCTACATGCTCTAGAGGCAAAAGTACAAGCCACAACTAATGACGTTCAAATTCTAATTCAACTGGCCTATCTGGCAAGTATCTCTGAGGAGCAATAATCATGAATTCGAAAAAGCCTTTCAATAAAAAACTTTTAATTCCGATTCCATTGATCTTGCTTGCGGTCATTGTTTACCTGGTTTTTGGACGAAAATCAGAATTCCTCTATGTTGGAACTGTCGAGGCGACAAAAATTGACATCTCGTCTCGAATCTCATCCGTAATTTCCGCATTTCCCGCGAGTGAAGGTTCTAAAGTAAAAAAAGGCGACCTTCTTGTTCAGATGGCCTGTGAGGATATTAAGCTCAGCTTAGATTCAGCTAAAAAAGATTTTGAACGCGCCGAAAGACTTTTT
Protein-coding regions in this window:
- a CDS encoding TolC family protein, which encodes MKCFLILVPLFVYTSGALAKDNYAPLTLAAVERQALDSSFNAKTINAELEAAQNRAEAQHSLLYPKLTLEGTYKYITEVPTLKFPGGATTPFGDHQNYSIGPTITWNLLDFGSTRKLVGGAEALKASKEAEKDLINRQILLAARLAYFKIQLRAEQQRLVTDSLKLAESQHRDIQNRKNIGSSNRIDLLAAHKEVLNLKLQSRQLQSDLSSDLRDIYALIGRNESSLAPGPAGIDPIQKSLVALGKYEEAYLSDNGLSQHPLLKMHSAAAESLRLTSESFSANTLPKLSLFLKTSIDYPNGPILENINQNTVGLILSMPIYEGGRSSSDAAEKQNLAVASDNRREQARIDIYRDWQKAKDQLKGLRDKREIHDDSVRESIERAKLVYGSYRAGRSSFLEVQSANLHALEAKVQATTNDVQILIQLAYLASISEEQ
- a CDS encoding TetR/AcrR family transcriptional regulator — its product is MSAKDAIYTAAIELFSKRGFDGVSIRDIATLANVHFASIRYHFGDKEDLYNACISKHGESRLVSAKRFLGAEPKSVEDIRLRLGYAIDDVFRIHNENPFLTKLLLLEVESTDHRADLVLKKTMVAMTATYAQFFKICQEKKFIHNNLDPLFITQSLMGILHHFMRTESTRERLLSHKKLKHNDSKELMVENIITLFLGKK